GCTCACTTCGACCACATCTTTGATGCGCTGCAGCGTCTTGGTCATGTCCCGAATGTTGTTGCGCCTCCGCAGCCAACCGCCGAACATCCAGTAGTACACGGTGGTAAACGTTGACGGGGTGAGCCGAAACGACTCGGTGACGTCGGTGCCGTCGCCGGCGGGCACCAATCGATAATGCCAGTTGTTCACCGGTCGGTCGCCGAGCAACACAGCAAATCCGAACTCATGGCCGGGTTCGCACGCCGTCACCTCGCATACCGTCCAATAGACCGGCCCGATCCCG
The nucleotide sequence above comes from Mycobacterium decipiens. Encoded proteins:
- a CDS encoding SRPBCC family protein, encoding MCFDQFMEGSATVHMAAHADKIWNLIADVGNTGRFSPETFEAEWLGDATGPALGARFRGHVRRNGIGPVYWTVCEVTACEPGHEFGFAVLLGDRPVNNWHYRLVPAGDGTDVTESFRLTPSTFTTVYYWMFGGWLRRRNNIRDMTKTLQRIKDVVEVS